In the genome of Streptomyces globosus, one region contains:
- a CDS encoding sigma-70 family RNA polymerase sigma factor codes for MATRAVARNESTGSARAAGGEIADRDLVGMYLDEIARTPLLDAAKEVELSQIIEAGVYAREILEGGVERKGAGPSREELEALVAEGERAKEVFIRSNLRLVVAVARRYPRSGLPLLDLIQEGNAGLVRAVEKFDYTKGFKFSTYATWWIRQAITRSIADQSRTIRLPVHLVEELGRIRRVQREFNRENGRDPEHAEIAAELDTTEKRVGDVLDWARDPVSLNMSVDDEGETQFGDLLEDTSAISPEQSVLSLLRSEELEDLLGKLDQRTASIIKMRYGIDDGRERTLTEVGKQHGLTRERIRQIEKHALLELKRMAHDTGFDAVA; via the coding sequence ATGGCAACCCGCGCCGTCGCCCGCAACGAGTCCACGGGCAGTGCCCGCGCAGCGGGCGGGGAGATCGCCGACCGCGACCTGGTCGGCATGTACCTGGACGAGATCGCGCGCACCCCGCTGCTCGACGCGGCCAAGGAAGTGGAGCTCTCGCAGATCATCGAGGCCGGCGTGTACGCGCGGGAGATCCTCGAAGGCGGCGTGGAGCGCAAGGGCGCCGGCCCCTCCCGCGAGGAGCTGGAGGCCCTCGTCGCCGAGGGCGAGCGCGCCAAGGAGGTCTTCATCCGCTCCAACCTGCGCCTCGTCGTCGCCGTCGCCCGCCGCTACCCGCGCAGCGGCCTGCCCCTCCTCGACCTGATCCAGGAGGGCAACGCCGGCCTGGTGCGCGCCGTGGAGAAGTTCGACTACACCAAGGGCTTCAAGTTCTCCACGTACGCGACGTGGTGGATCCGCCAGGCCATCACCCGCTCCATCGCCGACCAGTCCCGCACCATCCGCCTGCCCGTCCACCTCGTCGAGGAGCTCGGCCGGATCCGCCGTGTCCAGCGGGAGTTCAACCGGGAGAACGGCCGCGACCCGGAGCACGCGGAGATCGCCGCCGAGCTGGACACGACCGAGAAGCGCGTCGGCGACGTCCTGGACTGGGCCCGGGACCCGGTCAGCCTGAACATGTCCGTGGACGACGAGGGCGAGACCCAGTTCGGCGACCTCCTGGAGGACACCTCCGCCATCTCCCCCGAGCAGTCCGTCCTCTCCCTGCTGCGCAGCGAGGAGCTGGAGGACCTGCTGGGCAAGCTCGACCAGCGCACGGCGTCGATCATCAAGATGCGGTACGGCATAGACGACGGCCGCGAGCGGACCCTGACGGAGGTCGGCAAGCAGCACGGCCTGACCCGCGAGCGAATCCGCCAGATCGAGAAGCACGCCCTCCTGGAGCTGAAGCGCATGGCCCACGACACCGGCTTCGACGCCGTGGCCTGA
- a CDS encoding dioxygenase family protein has product MPALYLSHGAPPLADDPLWPAELAAWSAALPRPRAVLVVSAHWEEAPLALGATETVPLVYDFWGFPEHYYRVRYGAPGAPDLAASVRALLHAPGMPVQDAPDRGLDHGAYVPLVEMYPDADIPVLQASMPTLDPGRLMEIGRRLAPLRDEGVLIVGSGFFTHNLAALRHTGPGVPAWSAEFDAWGREALDAGDVDALLDFEAKAPAGRLAHPRTEHFAPLFVTLGAADAAGDLGRRSDTVDGFWMGLSKRSVQFG; this is encoded by the coding sequence ATGCCGGCCCTGTACCTCAGCCACGGCGCCCCGCCCCTGGCCGACGACCCGCTCTGGCCGGCCGAGCTGGCCGCCTGGTCTGCCGCCCTGCCGCGCCCGCGCGCCGTCCTCGTGGTCTCCGCCCACTGGGAGGAGGCCCCGCTGGCGCTCGGCGCCACCGAGACCGTCCCGCTCGTGTACGACTTCTGGGGCTTCCCCGAGCACTACTACCGGGTCCGCTACGGGGCCCCCGGCGCCCCGGATCTCGCCGCGTCCGTACGGGCGCTGCTGCACGCCCCCGGCATGCCGGTCCAGGACGCCCCGGACCGCGGCCTCGACCACGGCGCGTACGTCCCCCTCGTCGAGATGTACCCCGACGCCGACATACCGGTCCTCCAGGCCTCCATGCCGACCCTGGACCCCGGGCGGCTGATGGAGATCGGCCGCCGGCTCGCCCCGCTGCGCGACGAGGGCGTCCTGATCGTCGGCAGCGGCTTCTTCACCCACAACCTGGCCGCGCTCCGGCACACCGGGCCCGGCGTCCCCGCCTGGTCGGCGGAGTTCGACGCATGGGGCCGGGAGGCCCTCGACGCAGGCGACGTCGACGCCCTGCTCGACTTCGAGGCCAAGGCTCCGGCCGGCCGCCTGGCCCACCCGCGCACGGAGCACTTCGCGCCCCTCTTCGTCACCCTCGGTGCCGCGGACGCCGCCGGCGACCTCGGCCGCCGCTCGGACACGGTGGACGGCTTCTGGATGGGCCTGTCGAAGCGCTCCGTCCAGTTCGGCTGA
- a CDS encoding MFS transporter translates to MPKTADTADPLGAAAPDPNRWKALVFIALAQLMVVLDATIVNIALPSAQADLGISDGNRQWVITAYALAFGGLLLFGGRIADKWGRRNAFVVGLIGFALASALGGAATGEAMMLGARALQGAFGALLAPAALSLLAVMFTDGAERAKAFGIYGAIAGGGGAVGLILGGFLTEYLDWRWTFFVNIPFAVVAAVGAWLVVREPAGGRNRAPLDLPGVLVSTLGLVVLVYGFTRAESAGWSDAWTIRMFVASVVLLGAFVLVEARVKSPLLPLRVLLERNRGGVYLSLGLAVIAMFGLFLFLTYYLQVVKGYSPVKTGFAFLPMIAGMITGSTQIGARLMNRVPPRLLMGPGFLVAATGMLLLTQLEVDSSYTGLILPAQLLLGLGMGTAFMPAMSLSTHGVAAADAGVASAMVNTSQQVGGAIGTALLNTIAASATTAYLVDHAGEAAAGGAAAGLVQAQAMVEGYAAAIWWAVGILAASAAVALALINTGRPGAGGPVASGSGRGADAEVKVPVIAH, encoded by the coding sequence ATGCCGAAAACAGCCGACACCGCCGATCCGCTCGGGGCGGCGGCCCCCGATCCCAACCGCTGGAAGGCGCTCGTCTTCATCGCGCTGGCGCAGCTGATGGTCGTCCTCGACGCGACGATCGTGAACATCGCGCTGCCCTCCGCCCAGGCCGACCTCGGCATCTCCGACGGCAACCGCCAGTGGGTCATCACCGCCTACGCGCTCGCCTTCGGCGGACTGCTGCTCTTCGGCGGCCGCATCGCCGACAAGTGGGGCCGCCGCAACGCCTTCGTCGTCGGACTGATCGGCTTCGCCCTGGCCTCCGCGCTCGGCGGCGCCGCCACCGGCGAGGCGATGATGCTCGGCGCCCGCGCCCTCCAGGGCGCCTTCGGCGCGCTGCTCGCCCCGGCCGCGCTCTCGCTGCTCGCCGTGATGTTCACCGACGGCGCCGAGCGGGCCAAGGCGTTCGGCATCTACGGCGCGATCGCGGGCGGCGGCGGCGCGGTCGGCCTGATCCTCGGCGGGTTCCTCACCGAGTACCTGGACTGGCGCTGGACGTTCTTCGTGAACATCCCGTTCGCCGTCGTCGCGGCCGTGGGCGCCTGGCTCGTCGTGCGGGAGCCCGCCGGCGGCCGCAACCGGGCCCCGCTGGACCTGCCGGGTGTCCTGGTGTCCACGCTCGGCCTGGTCGTGCTCGTGTACGGGTTCACGCGCGCCGAGTCGGCCGGCTGGTCGGACGCGTGGACGATCCGCATGTTCGTGGCGTCGGTGGTGCTGCTCGGCGCGTTCGTCCTGGTCGAGGCGCGGGTGAAGTCCCCGCTGCTGCCGCTGCGCGTCCTGCTGGAGCGCAACCGCGGCGGCGTCTACCTCTCGCTGGGCCTGGCCGTCATCGCGATGTTCGGGCTGTTCCTCTTCCTCACCTACTACCTGCAGGTCGTGAAGGGGTACTCGCCGGTGAAGACCGGCTTCGCGTTCCTGCCGATGATCGCCGGCATGATCACGGGCTCCACGCAGATCGGCGCCCGCCTGATGAACCGCGTCCCGCCGCGGCTGCTGATGGGCCCCGGCTTCCTCGTCGCCGCGACCGGCATGCTGCTGCTGACACAGCTGGAGGTCGACTCCTCGTACACCGGGCTGATCCTGCCGGCGCAGCTGCTGCTGGGCCTGGGCATGGGCACCGCGTTCATGCCGGCGATGTCGCTGTCCACGCACGGTGTGGCCGCGGCCGACGCGGGTGTCGCCTCCGCCATGGTCAACACCTCGCAGCAGGTGGGCGGCGCGATCGGCACCGCCCTGCTGAACACCATCGCCGCGTCGGCGACGACCGCGTACCTCGTGGACCATGCGGGCGAGGCCGCCGCGGGCGGGGCCGCGGCCGGGCTGGTCCAGGCGCAGGCCATGGTGGAGGGCTACGCGGCCGCCATCTGGTGGGCGGTGGGCATCCTCGCCGCGAGCGCGGCCGTGGCACTGGCGCTGATCAACACCGGTCGTCCCGGCGCCGGCGGCCCGGTCGCCTCCGGTTCCGGCCGCGGCGCCGACGCGGAGGTCAAGGTTCCGGTGATCGCCCACTGA
- a CDS encoding TetR/AcrR family transcriptional regulator: protein MQRTAVSADAPARAPRPRADAVRNRERILTAAREVFVELGSGAPFDEVARRAGVGNATLYRHFPDRAELVHHVVLFVMGRVTAEVRNALAEEPDAFAALCRFTHTAADERIGALCAMLGSGFDREHPELLAANGMLTEAVASLMDAGRRAGLVRGDVGPGDLMVALSQLSRPLPDASCVSVDAFVHRHLQIFLDGLRAPGASELPGAPATFEDLRQKTE, encoded by the coding sequence ATGCAGCGCACCGCCGTCTCCGCCGACGCGCCCGCGCGCGCTCCCCGTCCGCGCGCGGATGCCGTGCGCAACCGGGAGCGGATCCTCACCGCGGCGCGGGAGGTGTTCGTGGAGCTGGGCTCGGGGGCCCCGTTCGACGAGGTCGCCCGCCGGGCGGGCGTCGGCAACGCCACCCTCTACCGGCACTTCCCCGACCGGGCCGAACTCGTCCACCACGTCGTGCTGTTCGTGATGGGCCGGGTCACGGCCGAGGTGCGCAACGCGCTCGCCGAGGAGCCCGACGCGTTCGCCGCGCTGTGCCGCTTCACGCACACCGCCGCCGACGAGCGGATCGGCGCCCTGTGCGCCATGCTCGGCAGTGGCTTCGACCGCGAGCACCCCGAACTCCTCGCCGCCAACGGCATGTTGACCGAGGCCGTCGCGTCCCTGATGGACGCCGGGCGGCGTGCGGGTCTCGTCCGCGGCGACGTCGGTCCCGGCGACCTGATGGTCGCGCTGTCCCAGCTCAGCCGCCCCCTGCCGGACGCCTCCTGCGTCAGCGTGGACGCCTTCGTCCACCGCCACCTCCAGATCTTCCTCGACGGGCTGCGCGCCCCGGGGGCCTCCGAACTCCCTGGCGCCCCCGCGACGTTCGAGGACCTCAGGCAGAAAACCGAGTGA
- a CDS encoding M6 family metalloprotease domain-containing protein has protein sequence MAQTRHRIRRPHRAGAYIGLTALALGITATASSGISGRHHSASGPTAATAESALAPCRISGAPGVQMSEGLPTPPGYSRSTGEVRALNLMIDFPDAKGEGTALDRMAEFFPQTSDWFRTSSYGRLTYRPEAPVKSWLRMPMPFAAYGIGRGSPYEPGYRQLVEHIVSAADPEVDFSRYDLVNILVTPNAGPSALDTVLSVTFSGNGDAPVADGVPLANTSFVYSRQDDGSGTYRETGYRVLPHENGHVFGLPDLYTADGGGAVGHWDIMSEDWGSNNDLLGWHKWKLGWLDGSQISCASKPGTSDHVLTPLAVGGGVKLAFVPLSATTGYAVEVRTQAGNDETVCKPGVLVYKVDSEVDTGRGPVTVVDSAVGSGGCTRRPNVHGELSDAPYRPGETFTDEEEGISISVVGELRDGSFQVRIARP, from the coding sequence ATGGCGCAGACCCGCCACCGGATACGCAGACCCCACCGCGCCGGCGCCTACATCGGCCTGACCGCCCTCGCCCTCGGCATCACCGCGACCGCCAGCAGCGGGATCTCCGGCCGCCACCACTCGGCGTCCGGGCCGACGGCGGCGACCGCGGAGTCGGCTCTGGCCCCGTGCCGGATCAGCGGCGCGCCGGGCGTCCAGATGTCGGAGGGGCTGCCGACGCCGCCCGGGTACTCCCGCTCGACCGGCGAGGTCCGCGCCCTCAACCTGATGATCGACTTCCCGGACGCCAAGGGCGAGGGCACGGCGCTGGACCGGATGGCGGAGTTCTTCCCGCAGACCTCCGACTGGTTCCGCACCAGCTCCTACGGCCGGCTCACCTACCGCCCCGAGGCGCCGGTGAAGAGCTGGCTGAGGATGCCGATGCCGTTCGCCGCGTACGGGATCGGGCGCGGGTCCCCGTACGAGCCCGGGTACCGGCAGCTCGTCGAGCACATCGTGAGCGCGGCCGACCCGGAGGTGGACTTCAGCCGGTACGACCTGGTGAACATCCTGGTCACGCCGAACGCGGGCCCGTCGGCGCTCGACACGGTGCTGTCGGTGACGTTCTCCGGCAACGGGGACGCGCCGGTCGCGGACGGCGTGCCGCTGGCGAACACGTCGTTCGTCTACAGCCGGCAGGACGACGGCTCCGGCACCTACCGGGAGACCGGCTACCGGGTCCTGCCGCACGAGAACGGGCACGTCTTCGGCCTGCCCGACCTGTACACGGCCGACGGCGGCGGCGCGGTCGGGCACTGGGACATCATGAGCGAGGACTGGGGCTCCAACAACGACCTGCTGGGCTGGCACAAGTGGAAGCTCGGCTGGCTGGACGGCTCGCAGATCAGCTGCGCGTCGAAGCCCGGCACGAGCGACCACGTGCTGACGCCGCTGGCGGTCGGGGGAGGCGTGAAGCTGGCCTTCGTCCCGCTGTCGGCGACCACGGGGTACGCGGTGGAGGTCCGCACGCAGGCGGGCAACGACGAGACGGTGTGCAAGCCGGGCGTACTGGTCTACAAGGTCGACTCGGAGGTGGACACGGGGCGGGGCCCGGTCACGGTGGTCGACAGCGCGGTCGGCAGCGGCGGCTGCACACGCCGGCCGAACGTCCACGGGGAGCTGTCGGACGCCCCGTACCGGCCGGGCGAGACGTTCACGGACGAGGAGGAGGGCATCAGCATCTCGGTGGTCGGCGAACTGCGCGACGGCAGCTTCCAGGTCCGCATCGCGCGGCCGTGA
- a CDS encoding ATP-binding protein, which produces MADFVGRRHELETLDRELGKVAAGVGGERPGRCVMLRGRRRVGKSRLVERFAERSGAPFLFYAATGASPGADLERFSQDAHVSSLPLANLLSAARPASWDAAFDVLAAALPHDRASVVVMDEVPYLMDAEGAFEGMLQRAWDRVLEKKPVLLVLIGSDLSMMEALNSYGRPFHQRGREMVLGPLNPAEVGEMLGLDPASAFDAALITGGLPLICAEWTHGAGMWEFLQAALSDPVSALLVSAERSLAAEFPQQVQARTVLSAIGSGERTFSNIARAAGGIGATPLQRSLGILADKRVIAAELPVSTRPSKDRRYRVADPYLRFWLKLLGPAMEEIERGRGDLTLQRIRENWTSWRGRAIEPLVRDALARLLPDANLPAAPAIGGYWTRTNDVEIDIVGADRAPIAKELLFVGSVKWLENSPFDRHDLAALHRHRAALTDAPVPVIAVSRSGTDCAGLDAAYGPAELLAAWSS; this is translated from the coding sequence ATGGCAGATTTCGTGGGCAGGCGGCACGAGCTCGAGACGCTGGATCGCGAGCTGGGCAAGGTGGCCGCCGGGGTCGGTGGGGAGCGGCCGGGGCGGTGCGTGATGCTTCGAGGGCGCCGCCGGGTGGGCAAGTCGCGGTTGGTGGAGCGGTTCGCCGAGAGGTCCGGTGCGCCGTTCCTCTTCTATGCCGCCACGGGGGCGTCGCCGGGGGCTGACCTGGAGCGGTTCAGCCAGGATGCGCACGTGTCCAGCCTTCCGCTGGCGAATCTGCTGTCCGCGGCCCGCCCGGCGAGTTGGGATGCGGCCTTCGACGTGCTGGCGGCGGCCCTTCCGCACGACCGGGCGAGCGTGGTGGTCATGGACGAGGTGCCCTATCTGATGGATGCGGAAGGCGCCTTCGAAGGCATGCTCCAGCGGGCCTGGGACCGAGTGCTGGAGAAGAAGCCGGTTCTGCTGGTTCTCATCGGTTCCGACCTGTCGATGATGGAGGCGCTGAACAGCTATGGACGCCCGTTCCATCAGCGTGGACGGGAGATGGTTCTGGGTCCGCTCAACCCGGCGGAGGTGGGCGAGATGCTCGGCCTCGATCCTGCCTCGGCCTTCGATGCGGCCTTGATCACCGGTGGACTGCCTCTGATCTGTGCGGAGTGGACGCACGGCGCCGGGATGTGGGAGTTCCTGCAGGCGGCGCTCAGTGATCCGGTCTCGGCCTTGCTGGTGTCGGCGGAGCGCTCACTTGCAGCGGAGTTCCCCCAGCAGGTCCAGGCACGCACCGTCCTCTCGGCGATCGGCAGCGGTGAGCGGACGTTCTCCAACATTGCCCGCGCCGCCGGCGGGATCGGGGCGACCCCGCTACAGCGGTCGCTGGGGATTCTCGCGGACAAGCGGGTGATCGCGGCAGAGCTTCCCGTGTCCACGCGGCCTTCGAAGGATCGCCGCTACCGGGTCGCGGATCCCTACCTCCGCTTCTGGCTGAAGCTCCTGGGTCCGGCGATGGAGGAGATCGAGCGGGGCCGGGGTGACCTGACGCTGCAGCGCATCCGTGAAAACTGGACCAGCTGGCGTGGCAGGGCCATTGAACCTCTGGTGCGCGACGCGCTGGCACGGCTGCTTCCCGATGCGAACCTCCCGGCTGCCCCCGCCATCGGCGGTTACTGGACCCGCACCAACGATGTGGAGATCGACATCGTGGGAGCGGACCGCGCGCCTATCGCCAAGGAGCTGTTGTTCGTCGGCTCGGTGAAGTGGCTGGAGAACTCCCCGTTCGACCGGCACGATCTCGCGGCGCTGCACCGACACCGTGCCGCGCTCACGGATGCTCCCGTGCCTGTCATCGCTGTCTCGCGCAGCGGGACCGACTGCGCGGGGCTCGACGCTGCGTACGGCCCGGCGGAACTCCTCGCGGCGTGGTCCTCCTGA
- a CDS encoding MFS transporter yields MTTAEQEQTEGRGAPAPAAAGPARTAGGARGGAGGGGPAARALAAARRHPVAVSTAVAALLHVVWFYAFANSGGDLAAQDAWAEFVGRHPDSAYNLAWYGGMHPVSYSVVSPYVMYMIGVRTTMMVAGTVSAGLLALILTRCRGAVREPLWPALAGVYGLFCNALSGRVTFGLGAMFALGAVAAVFCWPRRWARRRWAKAAVAAPLAGLATASSPVAGLFLGVVAAALFLSRRRPGAYALGLAPVAVVGLSAWLFPFSGTQPMKIGSAWLPFATGLAVALLVPKRWKTVRAAAAVYVLGVFLTWAIDSQVGSNVTRLAMLFGGAVLLAAVPYAAAGTRRRRALVAAFTGVTVWITVNSVTDIVRTTPVAAWNRELAPLVDQLQKAGADRGRVEVVPASSHRESSAFPAYVNLARGWNRQADLERNPLFYDDTLTADSYREWLERWAVHYVVLPADKPDSGGEAEARLVAGGLPYLERVWGDANWQLFRVTRPTELVSGPASVVRAGADRLVVDVKAPGRVLVRIPHSPWLGLVDAEGRPVPPPQGYANTAGCLFKAEADAAGDVWTELLAPAPGEYRIAAKYQLPRGTPCPAGLVPDPAGPAEPTTR; encoded by the coding sequence GTGACCACCGCTGAGCAGGAGCAGACCGAGGGCCGGGGCGCGCCCGCGCCGGCCGCCGCCGGGCCGGCGCGTACGGCGGGTGGTGCCCGGGGCGGTGCCGGCGGCGGGGGGCCTGCCGCCCGCGCGCTCGCCGCGGCCCGGCGGCACCCGGTGGCGGTGTCCACGGCGGTGGCGGCCCTGCTCCACGTCGTCTGGTTCTACGCCTTCGCCAACAGCGGCGGCGACCTCGCCGCGCAGGACGCATGGGCCGAGTTCGTGGGCCGCCATCCGGACTCGGCGTACAACCTGGCGTGGTACGGGGGCATGCACCCCGTCTCGTACAGCGTCGTGTCGCCGTACGTCATGTACATGATTGGTGTGCGGACGACGATGATGGTCGCCGGCACCGTCTCCGCCGGACTGCTCGCGCTGATCCTGACCCGCTGCCGCGGCGCCGTGCGCGAGCCGCTGTGGCCGGCCCTCGCCGGGGTGTACGGCCTCTTCTGCAACGCCCTGTCCGGGCGGGTCACCTTCGGGCTGGGTGCGATGTTCGCGCTGGGCGCCGTCGCGGCCGTCTTCTGCTGGCCCCGCCGCTGGGCCCGCCGCCGCTGGGCGAAGGCCGCGGTCGCGGCGCCGCTGGCCGGGCTCGCGACCGCTTCCAGCCCCGTCGCGGGCCTCTTCCTCGGGGTCGTCGCGGCCGCGCTGTTCCTGAGCCGCCGGCGGCCGGGCGCGTACGCCCTCGGCCTGGCCCCGGTGGCGGTCGTCGGGCTGTCGGCCTGGCTGTTCCCCTTCTCCGGGACGCAGCCCATGAAGATCGGCTCGGCGTGGCTGCCGTTCGCGACGGGGCTGGCCGTCGCCCTCCTCGTACCGAAGCGGTGGAAGACGGTCCGGGCCGCCGCGGCGGTGTACGTCCTCGGCGTCTTCCTGACCTGGGCGATCGACTCGCAGGTCGGCTCGAACGTCACCCGCCTCGCCATGCTCTTCGGCGGGGCCGTCCTCCTGGCGGCCGTCCCGTACGCGGCCGCGGGCACGCGCCGCCGGCGGGCGCTGGTGGCGGCGTTCACCGGGGTGACCGTGTGGATCACCGTGAACAGCGTCACCGACATCGTGCGCACCACCCCCGTGGCCGCCTGGAACCGGGAGCTCGCCCCGCTGGTCGACCAGCTGCAGAAGGCGGGCGCGGACCGGGGGCGCGTCGAGGTGGTGCCGGCGAGCAGCCACCGGGAGTCGTCGGCGTTCCCGGCGTACGTGAACCTCGCGCGCGGCTGGAACCGGCAGGCGGACCTGGAGCGCAACCCGCTCTTCTACGACGACACGCTGACCGCGGACAGCTACCGGGAGTGGCTGGAGCGGTGGGCCGTCCACTACGTGGTGCTGCCGGCGGACAAACCCGACTCGGGCGGCGAGGCGGAGGCCCGGCTCGTCGCCGGTGGGCTGCCGTACCTGGAGCGGGTGTGGGGCGACGCGAACTGGCAGCTCTTCCGCGTCACCCGGCCGACGGAACTGGTGTCCGGGCCGGCCTCGGTGGTCCGGGCGGGCGCGGACCGGCTGGTGGTCGACGTGAAGGCCCCCGGACGGGTCCTGGTCCGGATCCCGCACTCGCCCTGGCTCGGGCTCGTCGACGCCGAGGGGCGCCCGGTGCCGCCGCCGCAGGGGTACGCGAACACGGCCGGCTGCCTGTTCAAGGCCGAGGCGGACGCCGCGGGCGACGTGTGGACGGAGCTCCTGGCCCCGGCGCCGGGGGAGTACCGGATCGCGGCGAAGTACCAGCTGCCCCGGGGCACGCCCTGCCCGGCGGGCCTCGTCCCCGACCCCGCGGGCCCGGCGGAGCCGACCACCCGCTGA